In Paenibacillus sp. JQZ6Y-1, a genomic segment contains:
- a CDS encoding flagellar hook-basal body protein, with amino-acid sequence MNNSMISAMVAMSGIQQKLGVVSDNIANADTVGYKSKDATFEDVFTIVKQQPGAASSLAGRSTASGYNVGFGARMGDVTMNMTQGAMQTTGNPTDLAIQGDAMFRVSVDGKEGWTREGSFHFVPVANDPKSAYMATAQGYLLLDNQGDPIKVPAKTDIGIDDKGVIRSTDGRGRVTVVNKTVVENGQERQIPQSIGVDRIIHPEGLQQMDGNLFVLPANAQRAQVVGTMSADTGIRQGFLESSNVDLSSEMTDMMNVQRAYQLAARALSSSDQMMNLANTIRG; translated from the coding sequence ATGAACAACTCCATGATCAGCGCTATGGTGGCGATGAGCGGTATTCAACAAAAGCTGGGCGTTGTATCTGACAACATCGCTAACGCGGATACGGTAGGCTACAAAAGCAAGGATGCAACATTTGAAGATGTATTTACGATTGTAAAACAACAACCTGGTGCAGCATCTTCGCTGGCTGGACGTTCAACCGCAAGCGGTTATAATGTCGGCTTTGGCGCGCGTATGGGCGATGTAACGATGAACATGACTCAAGGTGCTATGCAAACGACGGGGAACCCAACGGATCTGGCGATCCAAGGCGATGCTATGTTCCGCGTGAGTGTAGACGGCAAAGAAGGTTGGACACGCGAAGGCTCGTTCCACTTTGTTCCGGTAGCGAATGATCCGAAGAGTGCATATATGGCAACTGCTCAAGGTTATCTGCTGTTGGACAATCAAGGGGATCCGATCAAGGTTCCTGCCAAAACAGATATCGGCATTGATGATAAGGGTGTCATTCGTTCTACAGATGGACGGGGACGAGTAACCGTTGTGAACAAAACGGTCGTGGAGAACGGACAAGAGCGTCAAATTCCGCAAAGCATCGGTGTGGATCGTATCATCCATCCAGAAGGCTTGCAGCAAATGGATGGCAATCTGTTCGTACTGCCTGCGAATGCACAGCGTGCTCAAGTAGTAGGCACGATGTCCGCAGATACCGGAATTCGTCAAGGATTCTTGGAATCGTCCAACGTGGATCTGAGCAGCGAAATGACAGATATGATGAATGTACAGCGCGCATATCAGCTGGCAGCGCGTGCATTGTCGTCCAGTGATCAAATGATGAATTTGGCGAATACGATTCGTGGCTAA
- a CDS encoding DNA-directed RNA polymerase subunit beta, with amino-acid sequence MANRRSAIQEAARTQKASPNKRLTRRPTASETQKPEKTKDKPAASPRSAGMRTLQLVLVLVGFAAAALIGMTVGYAMIGHQSFADVFYPETWAHIFELVYAP; translated from the coding sequence GTGGCTAATCGTCGTTCTGCCATTCAGGAAGCGGCACGGACTCAGAAGGCAAGCCCCAATAAGCGGCTGACCAGAAGACCGACAGCTTCCGAAACGCAGAAACCGGAGAAGACGAAAGACAAGCCAGCTGCATCTCCGCGTTCCGCAGGCATGAGAACACTGCAGCTTGTGCTGGTGCTGGTTGGCTTTGCTGCCGCCGCACTGATTGGCATGACTGTAGGCTACGCTATGATTGGACATCAAAGCTTTGCTGATGTCTTTTACCCAGAAACGTGGGCTCATATTTTTGAGCTTGTATACGCACCCTAA
- the fabZ gene encoding 3-hydroxyacyl-ACP dehydratase FabZ, whose protein sequence is MYDIQQIQEIIPHRPPFLLVDRLLELEEGKRAVGIKNVTMNEPFFAGHFPGYPVMPGVLIVEALAQVGAAAILKVEANRSKLAMFAGIDGVRFRGQVVPGDTLRLEVEITRMKASIGKGRAVATVDGKVVVEGEIMFALTDPNKA, encoded by the coding sequence ATGTATGATATACAACAAATTCAGGAAATTATTCCGCATCGCCCGCCCTTTTTGCTGGTTGACCGGCTGTTAGAGCTGGAAGAAGGCAAACGTGCGGTAGGCATCAAAAATGTAACGATGAACGAACCATTTTTTGCGGGTCATTTTCCGGGTTATCCGGTAATGCCGGGTGTACTGATCGTGGAAGCACTGGCTCAAGTAGGTGCAGCAGCGATTCTGAAAGTAGAAGCGAACCGCAGCAAGCTGGCGATGTTTGCCGGAATCGACGGTGTCCGTTTCCGTGGACAAGTCGTACCGGGCGATACACTGCGCCTTGAAGTAGAGATTACACGCATGAAAGCTTCCATCGGCAAAGGCCGCGCGGTAGCCACCGTAGATGGTAAAGTCGTAGTGGAAGGCGAGATTATGTTTGCCCTTACCGATCCGAACAAAGCCTGA
- a CDS encoding phospho-sugar mutase: MTTLSEQAQRNLQQWLNDATIDEQTKQELQSLDGQVSELEDRFYRDLEFGTGGLRGVIGAGSNRMNSYTVGRATQGLAEYILSVHNGEGKPSVVIAHDSRHFSPEFSLEAALVLAGNGIVAKLFPSLRSTPELSFAVRNLKATGGIVITASHNPPEYNGYKVYNNNGGQLVPDEAEQVIAKIRDIQSFASIKRISREEAEQQGLLVWLGNDEDEAFLDAVTSISVNRELLAGDAGKNLNIIYTPLHGTGNRPVKEGLKRLGFTNVTIVEQQQEPDGNFSTVKSPNPEEREAFTLAIELGEKIGADILIGTDPDSDRMGAVVKDPSGKYFVLTGNQSGAIMIHYYLSQLQEQGKLPSNGAVVKTIVTSEMGAAIAEHYHATVYNTLTGFKYIGEKMDQFEASGEHTFLFGYEESYGYLAGNYARDKDAVVAALLISEAAAYYKQQGKTLYDVLQELYDQFGFFLEGLESRTLKGKDGVAQIQGIMEDWRTNSPSEIGGVQVSEALDYSKGLNGLPKENVLKFMLADGSWFCLRPSGTEPKIKVYFAVRGDSASDSEARLNNLKQAVMSRVDG; encoded by the coding sequence ATGACAACACTTAGCGAGCAAGCACAGCGCAATCTGCAACAATGGCTTAACGATGCAACAATTGATGAACAGACCAAGCAGGAACTGCAAAGCCTGGACGGTCAGGTATCCGAACTGGAGGACCGTTTTTATAGAGATCTTGAGTTTGGTACAGGTGGACTGCGTGGCGTCATTGGCGCGGGCAGCAACCGTATGAACTCCTATACCGTAGGACGTGCCACACAAGGGCTGGCTGAATACATTTTGTCTGTACATAACGGAGAGGGCAAGCCGTCCGTCGTTATCGCACATGACTCCCGTCATTTTTCCCCCGAATTTTCACTGGAAGCGGCATTGGTGCTGGCGGGTAACGGAATCGTTGCCAAGCTGTTCCCTTCGCTGCGCTCTACACCGGAACTGTCGTTTGCCGTACGCAATCTGAAGGCAACGGGCGGTATCGTGATTACAGCTAGCCATAATCCGCCGGAATACAACGGCTATAAAGTATATAACAACAATGGTGGTCAGCTTGTTCCTGACGAAGCAGAGCAAGTCATCGCCAAAATTCGTGATATTCAATCCTTTGCGAGCATCAAACGCATAAGCCGTGAAGAAGCGGAACAGCAAGGGCTGCTCGTATGGCTTGGCAATGATGAAGATGAAGCATTCCTTGATGCGGTTACATCGATCAGCGTGAACCGCGAGCTGCTGGCAGGCGATGCAGGCAAAAACCTGAACATCATCTACACACCGCTGCACGGTACAGGCAATCGTCCGGTCAAAGAAGGTCTGAAACGTCTTGGCTTCACCAATGTGACGATTGTAGAGCAGCAACAGGAGCCGGACGGCAACTTTAGCACCGTGAAATCGCCAAACCCAGAAGAACGCGAAGCCTTCACACTGGCGATTGAGCTAGGTGAGAAGATCGGCGCTGATATTCTGATCGGAACCGACCCGGATAGCGACCGTATGGGTGCGGTAGTTAAAGACCCATCTGGCAAATACTTCGTTCTGACAGGTAACCAGTCTGGTGCGATTATGATTCACTACTATCTGAGCCAACTGCAAGAGCAAGGCAAATTGCCTTCCAACGGCGCAGTCGTGAAAACAATCGTAACGAGCGAAATGGGTGCGGCTATCGCTGAGCACTATCATGCCACTGTATACAACACACTCACTGGCTTCAAATACATCGGCGAGAAAATGGATCAATTTGAAGCATCTGGTGAGCACACGTTCCTATTTGGCTATGAAGAAAGCTATGGCTATCTGGCTGGCAACTATGCCCGCGACAAAGATGCTGTAGTTGCTGCACTGCTGATCAGCGAAGCTGCTGCTTATTACAAACAGCAAGGTAAAACGCTGTATGATGTGCTGCAAGAGCTGTACGATCAATTTGGCTTCTTCCTCGAAGGTCTGGAATCCCGTACGCTCAAAGGTAAAGACGGCGTTGCCCAAATTCAAGGCATTATGGAAGACTGGCGTACAAACAGCCCGTCCGAAATCGGCGGTGTACAAGTGAGCGAGGCGCTGGATTACTCTAAAGGTCTGAATGGATTGCCAAAAGAGAACGTGCTGAAATTCATGCTGGCAGACGGCTCTTGGTTCTGCCTGCGTCCATCCGGTACAGAACCGAAAATCAAAGTGTACTTTGCGGTACGTGGCGACTCGGCAAGCGATTCCGAAGCCCGTCTGAACAACCTGAAGCAGGCAGTAATGAGCCGCGTTGACGGGTAA
- a CDS encoding DUF5693 family protein: MVQKWQHWNTASAKWLWILVIIGMVASLPIAYSRIETESTSKHVEFVLNYRDLITVASYQPHPQDYIREQLQFMKNAGIGSVALYQSNLSELQSSGRLHVYSSADVANFQNQVIPLNDNFTYVQFTSKENEQTLRPVLERVFGSLSIPISSWSYQGLPGVVIQTSTDDAGLKPLDPDPIAMKMMHDMGFQIVPRLNDALPYNQQMMSALMDQFSAYGVKTILFDGASVTGFNDDIEKKSITAFADLLKKHHIAIAAIENLKKPQDGFSKLAYLNNYNVVRLYSLSQGDSQLDPITVADRFVLASKDRNIRMMYLNLAVSRDTTKAAMTNSIDNIIQSLQAKGHAIQDIQKNGFTIAPAEARDVSTFPMERVVKLIVLIGAIAAISLLVHYFARKWALTVFALGLIGSAGLIVIHKSLLLEQGVALLAAISIPTIAMIYAVRKVDQLYDARHTLTVAKRVAQSVLLFLRTSLWSLTGALFIIGLLDDITYQLVINQFRGVSLLHFAPIALTALYIAFYRGNQGFGFSGIRKLLTRPITLTWVIVLGIVGVVGMYYLSRTGNAGTVSPLELQFRNALEGLFNVRPRNKEFLMAHPLFIVGVFIAAKYRQAIYILIIASIGQLSMVDTFAHIHSPVLISLSRGLLGMGLGLILGLVAIVIWQFIERCWRKWLPNLFKS, encoded by the coding sequence GTGGTTCAGAAATGGCAACATTGGAATACTGCTTCTGCGAAATGGTTATGGATTCTTGTTATTATCGGTATGGTGGCTTCACTGCCGATTGCCTATAGCCGGATCGAAACCGAAAGCACGTCCAAACATGTGGAATTTGTATTAAATTATCGTGATCTGATTACTGTTGCGTCGTATCAGCCTCATCCCCAGGATTATATCAGGGAACAGCTGCAATTCATGAAAAATGCCGGTATTGGTTCGGTCGCTCTATACCAGAGTAATCTGAGCGAATTGCAATCGTCCGGTCGTCTGCATGTGTATAGTTCTGCGGATGTGGCTAATTTCCAAAATCAGGTGATTCCACTCAACGACAATTTTACATATGTCCAGTTCACCAGCAAAGAGAACGAGCAGACCTTGCGTCCAGTTCTTGAGCGGGTATTCGGTTCATTGTCTATTCCCATATCGTCTTGGTCCTATCAAGGACTGCCGGGCGTCGTAATTCAAACGTCTACGGATGATGCCGGCTTGAAGCCGCTCGATCCTGACCCGATTGCCATGAAAATGATGCACGATATGGGCTTCCAGATCGTACCGCGTCTGAATGATGCACTGCCGTACAATCAGCAAATGATGAGTGCGCTGATGGATCAATTTTCTGCATATGGCGTGAAAACAATTCTATTCGACGGAGCCAGTGTAACGGGCTTTAATGATGATATTGAGAAGAAAAGTATTACAGCGTTTGCCGATCTGCTCAAAAAGCATCATATCGCTATCGCTGCTATTGAGAATCTGAAAAAGCCACAGGATGGCTTTAGCAAACTGGCGTATTTGAACAACTACAATGTCGTTCGTCTATACTCGCTCAGTCAAGGCGATTCTCAGCTCGACCCGATTACGGTCGCTGATCGTTTCGTACTGGCAAGCAAAGACCGCAACATTCGCATGATGTATCTGAATCTGGCGGTATCGCGCGATACAACCAAAGCAGCTATGACAAACTCGATTGATAACATTATCCAGAGTTTGCAGGCGAAGGGTCATGCCATTCAGGATATTCAGAAAAATGGCTTTACAATCGCTCCAGCTGAAGCTCGCGATGTTAGCACCTTCCCGATGGAACGTGTTGTTAAGCTAATCGTGCTGATCGGTGCGATTGCTGCGATCTCATTACTGGTACACTATTTTGCACGTAAATGGGCATTAACTGTCTTTGCATTAGGTCTGATTGGTAGTGCAGGTCTGATCGTGATTCACAAATCGCTTTTGCTGGAACAAGGCGTTGCCCTATTGGCAGCGATTAGTATCCCAACCATTGCGATGATCTATGCCGTACGCAAAGTCGATCAGCTGTATGATGCACGTCATACACTGACCGTTGCAAAGCGTGTTGCACAGTCGGTTCTCTTATTCCTACGTACTTCGCTATGGTCGTTGACCGGAGCGCTATTCATTATCGGTCTACTGGATGATATTACGTATCAACTCGTCATCAATCAATTCCGTGGCGTCAGCCTGCTGCACTTTGCACCAATTGCGCTGACTGCGCTATATATTGCTTTTTATCGTGGTAATCAAGGATTTGGCTTCTCCGGTATCCGCAAGCTGCTGACGCGTCCGATTACACTCACATGGGTGATCGTGCTTGGAATCGTTGGTGTTGTCGGTATGTACTATCTGTCACGCACAGGTAATGCCGGAACCGTATCCCCACTGGAATTGCAATTCCGTAATGCACTGGAAGGGCTGTTCAATGTCCGTCCGCGTAACAAAGAATTTTTGATGGCGCATCCGCTGTTTATCGTTGGCGTCTTCATCGCTGCGAAATATCGTCAGGCAATTTATATTCTAATTATCGCTTCTATCGGTCAACTGTCGATGGTCGATACATTTGCCCATATTCACTCGCCAGTTCTGATTTCTCTGTCCCGTGGTCTACTAGGTATGGGACTGGGTCTGATCCTCGGTCTGGTAGCCATCGTTATCTGGCAATTCATCGAAAGGTGTTGGCGTAAATGGCTTCCAAATCTGTTCAAATCGTAA
- the csaB gene encoding polysaccharide pyruvyl transferase CsaB: MASKSVQIVISGYYGFGNSGDEAVLKSILNSLAAQEEAEGIRIIPVVLSNDPEWTARMYNVRSVHRMKLAEIRQLMKESDGMISGGGSLLQDSTGLLTIPYYLGIVHIAQWARKPVFIYAQGVGPVQRPFFFTWIRNVFRKSVYISVRDQESAALLGRMGIEAERVSVVADPVMGLTLPETDVTKVDDHLVSPSTSAKEEHTLPVIGISVRFWDKQRRELDGIADGLKKLASTRPVHLRFLPFHLPEDEQASAYVVQRIGDISSNGSIISTAQQVTDPQQMLAEVNDCDLILGMRLHSLIYAASLQVPLLGISYDPKIDQFLNRLHIQPAGTSTAVNSDQLQAEMATLLDQPQQWKNEKAPYIQALKQDAASPAQFIAHYFLKQR; encoded by the coding sequence ATGGCTTCCAAATCTGTTCAAATCGTAATTTCCGGTTACTACGGTTTCGGGAACAGCGGCGATGAGGCAGTATTGAAGTCCATCCTGAATTCGCTGGCAGCACAGGAAGAGGCAGAAGGCATACGGATTATTCCCGTTGTTCTGTCCAATGATCCAGAATGGACCGCACGCATGTACAATGTGCGGTCTGTCCACCGGATGAAGCTTGCCGAGATTCGCCAACTAATGAAGGAAAGCGACGGCATGATCAGCGGAGGTGGCAGTCTGTTACAGGATTCCACTGGTCTGTTGACCATTCCGTATTACCTCGGTATTGTCCATATTGCGCAATGGGCGCGCAAGCCTGTGTTCATTTATGCGCAGGGCGTTGGTCCCGTACAGCGTCCCTTTTTCTTTACATGGATTCGTAACGTATTTCGCAAAAGTGTCTATATTTCTGTCCGTGATCAGGAATCTGCTGCCTTGCTGGGCAGAATGGGGATCGAAGCCGAGCGGGTCTCTGTTGTCGCCGATCCAGTTATGGGTCTAACGCTGCCAGAAACTGATGTTACCAAAGTAGATGATCATCTAGTCTCTCCGTCAACATCTGCAAAAGAAGAACATACATTACCGGTGATTGGTATTTCCGTTCGTTTTTGGGATAAGCAACGCCGCGAATTGGATGGCATTGCTGATGGGTTGAAAAAGCTCGCTAGTACTCGTCCAGTTCATCTACGTTTTCTACCTTTTCATCTGCCGGAAGACGAGCAAGCTTCTGCCTATGTAGTACAACGCATTGGCGATATAAGTAGCAATGGCAGTATAATAAGTACTGCGCAGCAAGTCACCGATCCCCAGCAAATGCTGGCGGAGGTCAATGACTGCGATTTGATCTTAGGCATGCGTCTGCACAGTCTGATCTATGCCGCTTCGTTGCAGGTTCCGCTACTGGGCATTTCCTATGATCCGAAGATCGACCAGTTTCTGAATCGTCTGCATATTCAACCAGCAGGTACCAGTACAGCTGTAAATAGCGATCAGCTGCAAGCCGAAATGGCAACTCTACTGGATCAACCGCAACAATGGAAAAACGAAAAAGCACCTTATATTCAGGCGCTCAAGCAGGATGCAGCTAGCCCTGCACAATTTATCGCTCATTATTTTTTGAAACAAAGGTGA
- a CDS encoding WecB/TagA/CpsF family glycosyltransferase, with amino-acid sequence MNATRTIPTVPIYGLNVSKLNMDDTVRYLEERIALRQPSQIITANPIMIMTALEQPKYMKVMKEAELLVPDGAGLVWAASACGQPVAERVAGFDLLHRLMDVGQKHSWKVYLLGSTPEVIQATATRLQSLYPGIVIAGYRDGFFGPDQDAEVIAAIREAAPDLLFVARGADNQEPWIGEHKQQLNVPVMMGVGGSFDIISGKSKRAPVAFQKLRLEWFYRLMKEPHRYKRMLVLPKFAVKVLKDKESVTKAQ; translated from the coding sequence ATGAATGCAACCCGTACCATCCCAACCGTTCCGATCTACGGATTGAACGTATCCAAACTGAATATGGACGACACTGTGCGCTATCTGGAAGAACGTATCGCCTTGCGCCAACCAAGCCAGATCATTACAGCTAATCCCATTATGATCATGACCGCGCTGGAACAGCCGAAATACATGAAAGTGATGAAGGAAGCCGAATTGCTTGTTCCCGACGGAGCAGGGCTAGTTTGGGCAGCATCTGCTTGCGGACAGCCGGTTGCCGAGCGTGTAGCCGGATTTGACCTGCTGCATCGCCTGATGGATGTAGGACAGAAGCATAGCTGGAAGGTCTATCTGCTTGGCTCTACCCCTGAAGTGATTCAGGCAACGGCGACCCGGTTACAAAGTTTATATCCGGGGATTGTAATCGCTGGTTATCGTGACGGGTTCTTCGGACCGGATCAGGATGCCGAGGTGATTGCTGCTATTCGCGAAGCGGCGCCTGATTTGCTGTTTGTGGCGCGTGGTGCGGATAATCAAGAGCCGTGGATCGGTGAACATAAGCAGCAGCTGAATGTGCCGGTTATGATGGGTGTGGGCGGAAGCTTCGATATTATTTCAGGCAAGTCCAAACGGGCTCCGGTAGCTTTTCAGAAATTACGTCTGGAATGGTTTTACCGGCTGATGAAAGAGCCTCACCGTTATAAACGGATGCTTGTGCTGCCCAAATTTGCCGTAAAAGTGCTTAAAGACAAGGAAAGTGTAACAAAAGCTCAATAA
- a CDS encoding MraY family glycosyltransferase, producing MLIVCILGFVLALVLALVLTPLVKKFAVKIGAVDVPNARKVHTRIMPRMGGLGIFLAFTIAFLAVLPFLPFDLPARDANFMKAFFTAGAIIILIGVLDDRFELSAKVKLGGQLAAACIVVFGYGIRVDFLDIPFQDNYFSLENWISIPLTIFWIVGVTNAINLIDGLDGLAAGVSAIAIGSIFTMSLIMGNYPVAVLCVLLLGAIVGFLYFNFHPAKIFMGDTGSLFLGFSLAMLSLLGFKQIAVVSFITPLIIIGVPLSDTFFAIIRRWVHKKPIFAPDKGHLHHCLRELGLSHRQTVLLIYGIAAFFGILAIIQSTAAVNDANWVTFAVICVMMFVMQIGAELIGLVGQTKRPLLDLFARLRVKPDPTRGSKP from the coding sequence ATGTTAATCGTTTGTATTCTTGGGTTTGTACTTGCGCTTGTGCTTGCGCTCGTTCTTACACCTCTCGTCAAAAAGTTTGCGGTTAAGATCGGAGCAGTGGACGTTCCCAATGCCCGCAAAGTACATACGCGCATTATGCCACGTATGGGCGGTCTGGGTATTTTTCTTGCATTTACTATCGCATTTTTGGCTGTACTGCCGTTTTTGCCTTTTGATCTTCCGGCGCGTGACGCCAACTTTATGAAGGCATTCTTTACTGCCGGCGCTATCATTATTCTGATTGGCGTACTGGATGACCGTTTCGAGCTTTCTGCTAAGGTGAAGCTGGGCGGACAACTGGCAGCTGCATGTATCGTTGTATTTGGATATGGAATTAGAGTCGACTTTTTAGATATTCCTTTTCAGGATAATTACTTCTCACTCGAAAATTGGATTTCGATTCCGTTGACCATATTTTGGATCGTCGGAGTTACTAACGCTATCAACTTGATTGATGGATTGGATGGACTGGCAGCCGGCGTATCAGCGATTGCCATCGGCAGCATCTTTACAATGTCGCTTATTATGGGCAACTATCCGGTAGCTGTATTGTGTGTACTGCTGCTGGGCGCGATTGTTGGATTCCTGTACTTTAATTTCCATCCTGCCAAAATCTTTATGGGAGATACCGGTTCCCTGTTCCTTGGATTCAGCTTGGCGATGCTGTCGCTGCTTGGATTCAAACAGATTGCTGTTGTATCATTCATTACACCGCTGATCATTATCGGCGTACCTTTGTCAGACACCTTCTTCGCTATCATTCGTCGCTGGGTACATAAGAAGCCGATCTTTGCACCGGATAAAGGGCACCTTCACCACTGTCTGCGTGAACTAGGCTTGAGCCATCGTCAAACAGTACTGCTGATTTACGGAATCGCTGCTTTCTTCGGCATTCTGGCGATCATTCAGTCGACAGCAGCGGTAAACGATGCCAACTGGGTTACCTTTGCCGTTATTTGTGTCATGATGTTCGTTATGCAGATTGGTGCTGAGCTAATCGGTCTGGTCGGTCAAACAAAACGTCCGTTGCTTGATCTGTTTGCCCGTTTACGAGTTAAGCCTGATCCGACTCGCGGTAGCAAACCGTAA